A region of the Sphingomonas sp. S2-65 genome:
CCGGGGCAGCCGCTGGATCGGCGTCACACCTTCCAGCAGCGATTCCGTCGCGAAACCAGCCAATGCCGAACGGATGCGTGCCGCGCCCATGCCGGTCTCCAAATCGATGATCCCAAAAATGAGAGAGGCCGCCGGGCCCCGTCAGGGTACCCGGCGACCTCCGACATGGTCAGCGGCCGGAGTGTTCCAGCCCGGGAGACCATGCGGGCCGCTTTGCCGGACATGCGGATGGCGATTGGCCATCCGCGGCCCAGCTCAGCGGCGCGTCTCCCGAACGAACTGAACCGACCTCACTGCTGAACCATGAGACATCGGATCACCTCCTTTCGCTAGTTAAAGAGCCTGTGCCTTTCGACACGCCGCGAGTGTGAATCAGTGCGAGTCGCAGAACAAGCCTTGTTTTGAATTTCTTTCTGCGCAAACCTGGAATTCTGGGCCGCGCGGATCGGCACGCCGCTCAGGAACGGCAATCCTCCGCGATACGCAGTATCTCCGCCCAGGCCGGCACCACGAGCGGCGGCTGGCCCGCCATTTCCACGATGAAGCGTCCGCGGCTATAGCCCATCGCGTCGATCAGCCCGTCGCGCGCGGCAAGGCTGGTGGTCAGCTCTCCGGCGGCCCCGGGGGCAAGCGCCACGGTTCGCGCGGTCGAGCTGGTCCGGATCGTCGCCGAAAGCGGCGCCGCCGCCTGCCCCCGACGTGCCAGGGTGATGCGTCCAGCGGCGGGATCGCACCGCAGGCTAAGCTCGGAAGCCGCGCCCGGGGCACCAAATGCCGCAACCGTGGTGCCGGCCTCCCGGCGGTAGCTCCAGCTTCCCGGCGACAAGGGCCAGTCCCGCCAGTCGGCCGACGGAGTCGCGCGGGGGGTAGGCGCCGGTGCAGGCATGGGGGTGGGCACGGGGGGCGCCGGGCGCGGCTCGGGCTCGCTGGGGGCGACGCACCCGGCCAACGCGAACAGCGCGGCGAGGGTCAGGCTTGATGCAATGGCGGAACGCATGTCCCGCTTATGGGGAAAGGGGGCGCTCGCCTCAACCGTTCAGGCGGCGCGGCGTGCCATGACTCGGCTCGCATGCGGGAAGAGCAGTTGCTCCTCGCGGGCGGTGCGCGCGGCGATCAGTGCCACGGCTGCCCGGGTCGCCTCGCCGAACGACGCCCATTCGCGGGTAATCCGATCCACCGGCCAGTCGAGAATATAGGTTGTGAAGCGATCCACCAGGACGCCATGTTCCTGTCGGCAGCGCAGCGCCAGCACCGTGGCGATGGCATCGCCGGACCCGAGCAACCGGTCATAGACCTGGCGGTCTTCGCGCTCGCAATGATCGGCTAGCGCGCGGACGATGCGCCAGCGCATGCCAGCGACGGTCGCGCTGTCGGGTGCCTCGGCCGCGACGATCCGCAACAGCTCGGCGGTGTGCGCTTCCAGTTCCCGATGTTCCGCACAAAGCTCTGCGATGAGCATGCCCACCTCCCTGTTCCTTCCCGTTACGGGAACCGGTGGCATTTTGGGATTAGGTAGATTCCGTAGCGCGATTGGGCACTTAGTCCTCCCAGGGAAACACCATAGGGCGTCCGGGCTTCATCGCGCCGGGACAGTGGTCGCGATCGCCTCCACCATTCCCGGCAACCAGCGGTTGCCCTGCCGCAGGGGGAAGGCGTTGGCATAGGCCCAGGCGCAGCTTTGCACGCCGATCGAGGCATAGGCCGACGAGACCGCGCCGTAATAAGCGACGCGTTCAGCCGGCGGAATTCCGCCGCGATCGGTTGCGCCATATTCGCCGACGAACGGCACGCGGCCGGTACGCGTCATGAAATCGCGTATTTTCCGCAGATTGGCGTCGATCTCGGCATAATCGGCAGGGCTGCCGAAGTGGCGGCCGGTCGGCGGGGTCGGCGTCACCCAGGTCGCACCCTGATGGGTGAAGGCGAACGGATCGTAGCTGTGGATCGTCGGCACCACATAGGGATCGTCGGGTAGCGGCAGAGTCGGGAGCGAGTCGACCCCGCTCCAATTCTCTCCGCCGACGATCACGGGGCGCGTGGGGTTGGTCTTGCGGACCTCGGCTAGGGCCGGGTTCAGCACCGACGGCAGATTGGCATGAGTCAGGGCGCCCATGGGCTCGTTCAGCAGCTCGAACCACAGCGCGCCGTCGGGCTCCTCGGCGAAGGCGGCGGCGATCTGCGCCCACAGCGCCGCGAACCGCGCCCGGTGCGCGGCGGGATCGGCATAGAGCGCGTCATAATGATGCAGGTTCAGGATGACGTTCAGCCCGGCGCCGCGCGCGCCGGCCACCACATGGCGGACGCGCGCCAGAAAGGCCGAGTCGATCGTGTAAGGCGAGCTTGCCTGGGCATGGGCGGACCAGCGCACCGGCAGGCGGATGGTCTGGAAGCCGGCCGCCTTGATCACCGCGAAATCGGTGTCCGCGATCGCCCGGCCCCAGGCGCCTTCGCGTGGGGCCTCGAGATGGTTGCCCATGTTGACGCACTTGCCGACCGGCAGGCTGATCCCGGTGGCCGGGCGCGCCGGGGCGGCGGGCACATAAGTACGCGCCGCGGGCACGCCTTGCGCGCTTGCCGCGGCTCCCGGCGTGAACGCGATCGCCAGTGCGGCTGCCAGCTTGCGCGTCATGCGTTCACCCCTCCGGCGCGGGAGGGACCGGCACCAGCTTCAGCAGGCGGGCCGCCTCGGGATATAGCGCACGCTCCTCGCTCTCCACGCGGCGGGCGACCTCGGCGAGCAGCGCGTGCGAGGCGTCGCAAAAGCCATCCCAGTCGCGTTCCATCCGGTCGGACGGCCAGTCCTGCTGATAGTGGAGGACCACGGCGCGCAACGTGCCGAACGACTCGCGAAAGCCCAGCGCCGCGGCCACGGCCTGGGCGTTGCCGCTGGCCAGTAGCGATCCGCAGACGTCGCGGTCCTCATGATCGAAATGGTCGAGCAATGCCCGCACCAGCCGCCAGCGCACCGCCGCCACCTCGGCAGGATCCTGCAGCGGCTGCATCAGCGCCACCTTCAATCCCACCACCAGCGGCTCTATCGCGCGATGCTCCGCGAACAGACTCGTGAACGCCTGCATCATCCTCTCCTTCGGCGAGCCTAGCGGCTGTTTCGAAGAGAGCAATGCCGGCGCGAGCGCCGGAACCGGCTTATCCGGCGCGGACCTGAACCACCGCGTCGATCTCGACCGCGGCACCCAACGGCAGCACCGGCACGCCGACCGCGCTGCGGGCATGGCGTCCGGCATCTCCGAACAGCGCCTGCATCAGCTCGGACGCGCCGTTCGCCACCTTGGGCTGATCGGTGAAGCTGCCGGCCGAGTTGACGAACACGCCGAGCTTCACGATGCGCTCGACTCGCGACAGGTCGCCGCCCAGCGCCTTCTTGATCTGCGCGACGATCATCAGCCCGCAGCGCCGTGCCGCTTCCTGGCCGAATGCGAGATCGCGGTCTTCGCCCAGACGGCCGGTCATCAGCTCGCCGTCCTTGAACGGCAGCTGCCCGGACAAGTGCAGCATGCCGCCCGCCTCTACTGCGGGAACATAGGCCGCGACCGGCGCGGCGGCTTCGGGAACGGAAAGGCCCAGTTGGGCCAGCTTGGCGTCGATTGCAGCGGTCATGCCTGCGCTGAACCATTCGCCGCGGCGGCGGTCAAGCCCTGCGCGAAGCGGGTTTCGATCCAGGCGAGCGCCTGCTGCCAATCGTCGATGCGGGCATGGGCGAAGCGCGCCGGGGCGATGTGCGGCGCCATGTCGGGCTCGGACACCATGTGCAGGCGGTGGACCTGCGGCACGGTCTTGGCGACCGATTCGTGATGCTGGGCGAGATCGTCGACGAACACAGTGACGGGGTCGCCATATTCGGCGACCAGCCGGGCGACCGCGGGACCCTTGGGGCCCTGGTTGGTTTCGACGCGGTGCTCGATGCCGTGTTCGGCCAATTGGGCGACGCGATGGGCGCGGCAATGGTCGCCCAAATTGGTGAGCACGACGATGTCGGCCTTGGCGGCGATGGCGGCCAGCGCCTCGCGGGCATGCGGCACCAGCGTCTGGCGGGCCATCTCGCCGGGAAAGAAGCCGTCGAGCAGCTGCCACATCGCCGGGGCCTCGACGATGCTGTCGTCGGCGCGGCGGCGCATCGCGTTCTCGAAGCCACCCTTGGCGAGCGACAGCTCGATGTCGTGCGCCTCGTCCAGCCAGGTGCCGAAATGGCGCACCATGTGCAGCAGGACTTCGTCGCAATCGGTGATCAGCAGCGGTTTCATGCAGTCTCCAGCGCCGCCCGCGCGGCGACGAGTTCGGCGGGGGTTGCGCCGATCGCGGCGGCGCAGGCGATCAGGTCGGGCTCGTAGGATTCCAGAAAGCCGATCGCGGCGGCGAGCAGCGCGGGATCGCCGATGCGGGCGCGCAGTTCCTCGGGCGTGAGGCCGGTCAGATCGAGCAGCCGATTCGCCCGCTGCGAGTCGCCGAGCGTCCACACCAAAGCCTGCAGCGCGAGCGCATCGGCATTTGTCTCAGCGGGCGCCATCGCCTAATAGGTCCTTGTAATCATTGCGGGTGCTGGCGTGGCAAAAAGGGTGCTCGTTGTCGAGGACAACGAACTCAATCTGAAGCTCTTCTGCGATCTGCTGCGGGCGCACGGCTTCGTGGTCGAGCCGGTCAAGGACGGGCGCGAGGCGGTGGCCAAGACGCGCGAGTTCTGCCCCGATCTGGTCGTGATGGACATACAGATGCCGCATGTCACCGGCCTGGAGCTGATTCGCGAGATGAAGCTGGATAGCCGGCTGCGGGCGATTCCGATCATGGCGGTGACCGCCTATGCCGGGCGCGATGACGAGGAGCGCATCCGCACGGCTGGCGCGAATGCCTATGTTTCCAAGCCGATCTCGCTGGCGCGCTTCATGGACGAAGTGCGCACCTTGGTGCCGGGCAGCGCCGAGCCGGAGGAAGTGGAAGAAGAAGACGATACGGGGGAATGAATCCCCCGCTTCGGCTTACTTGATCTTGGCTTCCTTGAACTCGACATGCTTGCGCACGACGGGATCATACTTGCGGAAGCTCAGCTTCTCGGTCTGGGTACGCGGATTCTTCTTGGTGACGTAGAAGAAACCCGTGTCCGCCGAGCTGACGAGCTTGATCTTGACAGTGGTCGGCTTGGCCATGACCCGAAACCCTTGATTGCTAAAATGGAAAAGCGGCGCGCGTCTGCGCACCGCTGACAGGTGCGGGCGGATGGGCCACCTCGCGGGAAAAGTCAAGGCGGACGCACCCCGCTGTCACGCCGGGCACATGCTTTTCCGCGTCAACAAGATGCTCTACGCTTCTCGCAGATGGAAGCGCTCGTCCCCGCCTTTCTGCTGGCACTGCTCAGCCAGCCAGGCGACCGCCCGCCGCTTCTCGCGGCGATCCTGGCCGACCGCACGAGTCGGCCACGCACCATCCTCCTCGCCGCCGCGCTTGCGCATGCCGCTGGCAACATCGTCGCGGCGCTGCTCGGAGCGACGCTCACGCCCAGCCTGACTCCCGAAGCCAAGTCGCTGCTGCTCGCCATCGCGCTGATTTTCGCCGGCGCGACCGGGTTCTGGACGTCGAAGCTGCCGAGCCGGCTAGAGCGCTGGCGCCTGGGCAGCTTCGGTACCGCGCTGCTTGGACTGTTCATTCTAGCGTTCGGCGAACGCACCCAGTTCTTCACGCTGGCGCTTTCGACCGGCGGCGAGCCCTGGTTCGCCGCGGCGGGGGCGACACTAGGCGCGACGATCGTCAGCGGCGCCGCGCTGATACTCGGCGAAACCGCATGGACCGCGCTGCCGCTCCGCTGGGTACGAATAGCCACGGCCGTTCTGTTCCTGGGCGCAGGGCTGGTGATCGGCGTGGGAGCCCTTCGGCTGATCTAAGGCCGGCAGCGTCGATCACGCTCATGGAAGAAAGCCATGGCCGGACACGGAGCCGATCCTATATCGATTTCGTTGAGCACACGAACCAATCTTGAGGGACCGACCATGACCGACACGAAAGCCGCGCTGCAGACGCCGACCGACCTGAACCGCAACGACACGCGCAGCGTCGCCGATGCGCTGAACAGCGCGCTGGCCGATTGCTATACGCTGTATCTGAAGACCAAGAATTTCCACTGGCACGTCTCGGGCCCGCACTTCCGCGACTATCACCTGATGCTCGACGATCAGGCTTCGCAGATCCTGGGCGTGACCGATGCCATCGCCGAGCGCGTCCGCAAAACCGGCAACACCACGCTGCGTTCGATCGGCGACATCGCGCGCCGCCAGACGATCAGCGACAATGATGCCGAGTTCGTGTCGGCCGCCGACATGCTCGCCGAACTGCGCGACGACAATCTGAAGCTGGTCGAGAGCTTCCGCACGGTGAAGCAGGCAGCCGAGGACGCCAACGACAACGCCACCAGCGGCATCGTCGACGAGTGGACCGACCAGGCCGAGGAGCGCGCCTGGTTCCTGTTCGAGGCCAGCCGCAAGGGCTGATCCCGGAACAACCGCGAGGGGCTGCGCGTCGGCGTCTCGCGGTCGCATAAAGGCGGCCGCGCCGACACGAACCCAAGTAGGTGCAATGCGCGCTTTCGCTGATCTGCTCGACCGCCTGATCTACACCCGGTCGCGGAACGCCAAGCTTCGCCTGATGGGCGATTATCTGCGGGCGACGCCCGATCCGGACCGCGGCTGGGCGATCGCCGCACTCACCGGCACGCTCGACATTCCCGCGGTGAAGCCGGCGCTGATCCGGGCATTGATCCAGGAGCGCGTCGACCCGGTGCTGTTCGGCCTCAGCCGCGATTTCGTCGGCGACACCGCCGAGACCGTGGCGCTGCTATGGCCGGAGCCGCCGGTCGCGACGCCGGCACCGCCGCTGCCGCTGTCCGAAGCGATCGATCGGCTAGCCAGCCTTACTCGCTCGGATGCCCCAGCGGCTCTAGCCGAGATGCTGGACCGGCTGGACTCGGACGAACGGTTCGCATTGCTGAAACTGGCCACCGGCGAATTGCGAGTCGGCGTCTCGGCCCGACTGGCGAAGACCGCGCTCGCGCAAGCCTTTGGCCTGGATGTCGATGCCGTGGAGGAAGTCTGGCACGGGATCGCGCCGCCCTTCCTCACCTTGTTTGCCTGGGCGGAAGGGCGCGGTGCGCAGCCGACGGCGCAGAACGTGCCGGTGTTCCGCCCCTTCATGCTCGCGCACCCACTCGAAGACGGCGAGGTCAGCCTGGAAGACTATGCCGCAGAGTGGAAATGGGACGGCATCCGCGTCCAGCTGGTCCATGTCGCTGGGCAGACGCGATTGTTCAGCCGCGCCGGCGACGACATCACGCACAGCTTTCCCGAAGTGGCTTCCGCCTACACGACCCCCGGCGTGCTCGACGGCGAATTGCTGGTGAAAGGCACGGCGCAAGGCACGACGATGGACGAAGGCGCCGGCGCCGCGAGCTTCAACGCGCTGCAACAGCGGCTTGGGCGCAAGACCGTTTCGGCCAAGTCGCTGGCCGAGTACCCGGCATTCGTCCGGCTCTACGACATCCTGTTCGACGGAGCGGAGGATGTGCGCGAGCTGCCATGGTCCGCGCGCCGCGTTCGGCTCGAGCGATTCTCCGCGCAGCTTGACCCCGACCGGTTCGACCTGTCGTCGTTAATCGAGGCGAGCGACTTTCCCGCGCTGGAAGAGATCCGCGCCGAGGCACGCAACGCGGCGATCGAAGGCGTCATGCTCAAGCGGCGCGACTCGACCTATGTCGCCGGGCGGCGCGCCGGGCTGTGGTACAAATGGAAGCGCGATCCCCTCACCGCCGATTGCGTGCTGATGTACGCGCAGCGGGGGAATGGCCGGCGCAGTTCCTTCTATTCCGACTTCACCTTTGGCTGCTGGACCCCCGACGGCGAGCTGTTGCCGGTCGGAAAGGCGTATTTCGGCTTCACCGACGAGGAGCTGAAATGGCTCGACCGCTATGTCCGCAACCATACCGTTGCGCGATTCGGCCCAGTGCGCGAGACCGAGAAGACGCTGGTGCTCGAAGTCGCGTTCGACTCGATCCACGCTTCCAAACGCCACAAGTCCGGACTGGCGATGCGCTTTCCCCGCGTCAGCCGCATCCGCACCGACAAGCCCGCGCAGGAGGCGGACACCATCGAGGGGCTGAACAAACTGGTGACCTGACCGCCGCCACCCGCGGGCGCGCGCCGCCAGATCAGATCAAGGCGACTCCAGCCGCGGCGAACCGCTCCTCCGCCTCGCTGACCGTCGTTCCGCCGCCGGCGAGCGGCATTCCGATTGCCCGTGTGTGGTCTTTCAGCACGACGGCCTCAAAGCCTTCCCGGACGGCGTCGAGCGCGGACCAGGCGACGCAAAAGTCATAGGCGAGACCGACGAACACGCACCGGGTCACGCGCTTGTCGCGCAGAAAGCCTGCCAGCCCGGTTCGCGTCGTCTTGTCGTTTTCGAAGAAGGCAGAATAGGAATCGACGTCCGGATTATAGCCTTTGCGGACGATCAGGGCGGCTCGCCGGATCGTTTCCCCGATGTCGGCGTGGAAAGCTGCGCCCGGGGATCCCTGAATACAATGGTCGGGCCAGAGCACTTGCTCGCCATAGGGGAGTCGTATCGTATCGAAGGGCCGCGAACTCGGGTGGCTGCTGGCGAAGGAGGAATGGCCCGCCGGATGCCAGTCCTGGGTGACGACAATAGTCGGGAAGTTCGCGGCAAGCGCGTTGATGCCGGGCATGATCGCGTCACCCCCGCCGACGGCCAGCGTTCCTCCCGGGCAGAAGTCGTTCTGCGGATCGATGACGATCAGGGCGTCACCAGAACGAATCGAAAATGCGCCGTCCTTCACTGAATGCCTCCTGCTCGATCCGGAAACGACAGAGCGGCGTACCGGTTGCCGGCCGCTTGGCACGGCGCTCGCTGCGGCACGACACTCGCGAACCGCCGCGCGACTTCACGCACTCGCGATGCCGTTCCTCCCTTGGGCTCAACGAAAAAGGGCCCGGCGTTGCCGCCAGGCCCTCGATCTTGTCGTTCTAGCTCGGCCTAGCTGCCGGGCTGCAGGTTCACAGCCGCATGCTTGCCGCGGCGATCGACTTCGAGTTCGAACTCGAGACGGTCGCCCTCGTTCAGCGTCGGCATGCCTGCACGCTCGACTGCCGAGATGTGCACGAACGCGTCCGGCTGGCCATCGTCGCGCTGAATGAAGCCGAAGCCCTTCATCGCGTTGAAGAACTTGACGGTGCCGCTCGCGCGCTCACCGGTCAGCTGACGCTGCGGGCCACCACGGCTCGCGCCGCCGGCTGCGTCGCCGCGCGGTGCCGCGCCGCCGCCGCCATTGTCGTCGACGGGCATAGGCTCGCCGTCGATCTTGAGCTCGGTTGCCGAAATGCGGCCGCCGCGATCGACCAGCGTGAAGCCCAGGGGCTGACCCTCGGCAAGACCGGTCAGGCCAGCCTGCTCGACTGCCGAGATGTGCACGAACACATCCTCAGCACCGTCGTCACGAACGACGAAGCCGAAGCCCTTCTGGGCGTTGAAGAACTTGACCACGCCGGTCGCTTCGCCAACGACCTGGGGGGGCATGCCGCCACCGCCGCCGCCACCACGGCCGCCGCCGAAGCCGCCACCACCGCCGCCGCGATTGCCGCCGCCGAAGCCGCCGCCACCACCGCCGCCGCGATAACCGCCGCCGCCGCCGCCGCCGCTGAAGCCGCCGCCACCGCCGCCGAAGCCGCCACGGTCACCGCCGCCAAAGCCGCCGCCACCGCCGCCGAAGCCGCCGCGATCACCGCCGCCAAAGCTGCTGCCGCCGCCGAAGCTGCTGTCGTCGCTGCCGAAACCGTCGCGCTTGTCCCTGCCGCGTCCGCCGCGATCCCCACGGCGCCCTCTATCGAAACTCATGCCCTGCTCGTCTTCCCGGTTCGCCCATATCAAAATCAAAACCGAGCGTCGGACGAATAACGCAGGTCTTCGCGGCCTGACAAAGTACCGCCAAGGGTCGTCATAGCTCAAGTCCAGCCATGGTGCGAACAAAATTCGACTTGATTGCGGCAATTGCGCCATTGCCGAGGCAAACAGGCTAGTGAATGGCCTGGTTTACGGCGTTCCGGGCTTGCGATCACGGCCGCTGCCGGGCCGATCCGGCGCCCGCTTGGGCGAAACTGCCGGCACCGATTCGCGGGATCATGCCGTGACGGCCCGATGGAATATCCATGGCCGCGATTCGCCGCCATTGAGGTACGGCGCCAACCCGCCTATGCGCGCGGCATGGCTGTGCATTTCCATGAAGAAGACCTGCCCGAAGGCGTGTTCGCGCCGGGCGCCTCGATCGCCGTCGACACCGAGACCATGGGCCTGGTGACCATGCGCGACCGGCTGTGCGTCGTGCAGCTGTCGGACGGATCGGGCGACGAGCATCTGGTGCGGTTCGGGCCGCGCTCGAGCTACGACGCCCCCAACCTGCGCGAGGTGCTTGCGGACCCCGACCGGCTGAAGCTCTATCATTTCGCGCGCTTCGATCTGGCGGCGATCCGCTTCTATCTGGGCGTCACCGCAGGGCCGGTCTATTGCACCAAGACCGCGTCGCGGCTGGTGCGGACCTATACCGACCGCCACGGATTGAAGGAGTTGGTGCGGGAGCTGCTGGGTCAGGAAGTGTCCAAGCAGCAGCAGTCGTCCGACTGGGGCGGTCCCGTACTCTCCGAAGCGCAAAAGGATTATGCCGCGTCCGACGTTCGCTTTCTTCATGCGATGAAGGCGGAACTCGACACCCGTCTCGAGCGTGAAGGACGCATGCCGCTCGCCCAAGCCTGTTTCGACTTCCTGCCCTGGCGTGCCGAGCTCGACCTGGCGGGCTGGCCGGAGGTAGATATCTTCGCGCATGTCTGAGGGTGCCGCTCGTCTTCCATCGCGCAAGCGCGGCTGGGCGCATCCCGGCAGCCGCCATGATCGCATGGTTCGGCTGTTGCTGATCGCGTTGCCGATCGGCATCGGCGTGCTGAGCGCGTTCCTGGTGGTGGCGCCGCTGATGATGGGCGGCGAGATGAGCTTCCTGCTCGACAAGAACCGAGTCGATGTCGCCAAGGAACGGCTTCGCATCGAACGCGC
Encoded here:
- a CDS encoding cisplatin damage response ATP-dependent DNA ligase, with protein sequence MRAFADLLDRLIYTRSRNAKLRLMGDYLRATPDPDRGWAIAALTGTLDIPAVKPALIRALIQERVDPVLFGLSRDFVGDTAETVALLWPEPPVATPAPPLPLSEAIDRLASLTRSDAPAALAEMLDRLDSDERFALLKLATGELRVGVSARLAKTALAQAFGLDVDAVEEVWHGIAPPFLTLFAWAEGRGAQPTAQNVPVFRPFMLAHPLEDGEVSLEDYAAEWKWDGIRVQLVHVAGQTRLFSRAGDDITHSFPEVASAYTTPGVLDGELLVKGTAQGTTMDEGAGAASFNALQQRLGRKTVSAKSLAEYPAFVRLYDILFDGAEDVRELPWSARRVRLERFSAQLDPDRFDLSSLIEASDFPALEEIRAEARNAAIEGVMLKRRDSTYVAGRRAGLWYKWKRDPLTADCVLMYAQRGNGRRSSFYSDFTFGCWTPDGELLPVGKAYFGFTDEELKWLDRYVRNHTVARFGPVRETEKTLVLEVAFDSIHASKRHKSGLAMRFPRVSRIRTDKPAQEADTIEGLNKLVT
- a CDS encoding cold-shock protein; protein product: MSFDRGRRGDRGGRGRDKRDGFGSDDSSFGGGSSFGGGDRGGFGGGGGGFGGGDRGGFGGGGGGFSGGGGGGGYRGGGGGGGFGGGNRGGGGGGFGGGRGGGGGGGMPPQVVGEATGVVKFFNAQKGFGFVVRDDGAEDVFVHISAVEQAGLTGLAEGQPLGFTLVDRGGRISATELKIDGEPMPVDDNGGGGAAPRGDAAGGASRGGPQRQLTGERASGTVKFFNAMKGFGFIQRDDGQPDAFVHISAVERAGMPTLNEGDRLEFELEVDRRGKHAAVNLQPGS
- a CDS encoding hemerythrin domain-containing protein — encoded protein: MLIAELCAEHRELEAHTAELLRIVAAEAPDSATVAGMRWRIVRALADHCEREDRQVYDRLLGSGDAIATVLALRCRQEHGVLVDRFTTYILDWPVDRITREWASFGEATRAAVALIAARTAREEQLLFPHASRVMARRAA
- a CDS encoding HAD family hydrolase, yielding MKPLLITDCDEVLLHMVRHFGTWLDEAHDIELSLAKGGFENAMRRRADDSIVEAPAMWQLLDGFFPGEMARQTLVPHAREALAAIAAKADIVVLTNLGDHCRAHRVAQLAEHGIEHRVETNQGPKGPAVARLVAEYGDPVTVFVDDLAQHHESVAKTVPQVHRLHMVSEPDMAPHIAPARFAHARIDDWQQALAWIETRFAQGLTAAAANGSAQA
- a CDS encoding hemerythrin domain-containing protein, which gives rise to MMQAFTSLFAEHRAIEPLVVGLKVALMQPLQDPAEVAAVRWRLVRALLDHFDHEDRDVCGSLLASGNAQAVAAALGFRESFGTLRAVVLHYQQDWPSDRMERDWDGFCDASHALLAEVARRVESEERALYPEAARLLKLVPVPPAPEG
- a CDS encoding Dps family protein — its product is MTDTKAALQTPTDLNRNDTRSVADALNSALADCYTLYLKTKNFHWHVSGPHFRDYHLMLDDQASQILGVTDAIAERVRKTGNTTLRSIGDIARRQTISDNDAEFVSAADMLAELRDDNLKLVESFRTVKQAAEDANDNATSGIVDEWTDQAEERAWFLFEASRKG
- a CDS encoding RidA family protein; its protein translation is MTAAIDAKLAQLGLSVPEAAAPVAAYVPAVEAGGMLHLSGQLPFKDGELMTGRLGEDRDLAFGQEAARRCGLMIVAQIKKALGGDLSRVERIVKLGVFVNSAGSFTDQPKVANGASELMQALFGDAGRHARSAVGVPVLPLGAAVEIDAVVQVRAG
- a CDS encoding TMEM165/GDT1 family protein — encoded protein: MEALVPAFLLALLSQPGDRPPLLAAILADRTSRPRTILLAAALAHAAGNIVAALLGATLTPSLTPEAKSLLLAIALIFAGATGFWTSKLPSRLERWRLGSFGTALLGLFILAFGERTQFFTLALSTGGEPWFAAAGATLGATIVSGAALILGETAWTALPLRWVRIATAVLFLGAGLVIGVGALRLI
- the rpmG gene encoding 50S ribosomal protein L33, which encodes MAKPTTVKIKLVSSADTGFFYVTKKNPRTQTEKLSFRKYDPVVRKHVEFKEAKIK
- a CDS encoding glycoside hydrolase family 5 protein translates to MTRKLAAALAIAFTPGAAASAQGVPAARTYVPAAPARPATGISLPVGKCVNMGNHLEAPREGAWGRAIADTDFAVIKAAGFQTIRLPVRWSAHAQASSPYTIDSAFLARVRHVVAGARGAGLNVILNLHHYDALYADPAAHRARFAALWAQIAAAFAEEPDGALWFELLNEPMGALTHANLPSVLNPALAEVRKTNPTRPVIVGGENWSGVDSLPTLPLPDDPYVVPTIHSYDPFAFTHQGATWVTPTPPTGRHFGSPADYAEIDANLRKIRDFMTRTGRVPFVGEYGATDRGGIPPAERVAYYGAVSSAYASIGVQSCAWAYANAFPLRQGNRWLPGMVEAIATTVPAR
- a CDS encoding ribonuclease D; translated protein: MAVHFHEEDLPEGVFAPGASIAVDTETMGLVTMRDRLCVVQLSDGSGDEHLVRFGPRSSYDAPNLREVLADPDRLKLYHFARFDLAAIRFYLGVTAGPVYCTKTASRLVRTYTDRHGLKELVRELLGQEVSKQQQSSDWGGPVLSEAQKDYAASDVRFLHAMKAELDTRLEREGRMPLAQACFDFLPWRAELDLAGWPEVDIFAHV
- the pncA gene encoding bifunctional nicotinamidase/pyrazinamidase, which encodes MKDGAFSIRSGDALIVIDPQNDFCPGGTLAVGGGDAIMPGINALAANFPTIVVTQDWHPAGHSSFASSHPSSRPFDTIRLPYGEQVLWPDHCIQGSPGAAFHADIGETIRRAALIVRKGYNPDVDSYSAFFENDKTTRTGLAGFLRDKRVTRCVFVGLAYDFCVAWSALDAVREGFEAVVLKDHTRAIGMPLAGGGTTVSEAEERFAAAGVALI
- a CDS encoding response regulator, whose protein sequence is MAKRVLVVEDNELNLKLFCDLLRAHGFVVEPVKDGREAVAKTREFCPDLVVMDIQMPHVTGLELIREMKLDSRLRAIPIMAVTAYAGRDDEERIRTAGANAYVSKPISLARFMDEVRTLVPGSAEPEEVEEEDDTGE
- a CDS encoding DUF3572 family protein — its product is MAPAETNADALALQALVWTLGDSQRANRLLDLTGLTPEELRARIGDPALLAAAIGFLESYEPDLIACAAAIGATPAELVAARAALETA